One Hordeum vulgare subsp. vulgare chromosome 4H, MorexV3_pseudomolecules_assembly, whole genome shotgun sequence DNA window includes the following coding sequences:
- the LOC123448167 gene encoding DDT domain-containing protein PTM-like isoform X1, which produces MDPVAEVSHRMLGAAPPPPADDAIEGIGVEIAQVGVSVAAGEAETHPAAALLLGEGNEGGVLDRRQDGAAPALSEANMDVDAAPLATEGNESGVLDKQQDGAAPPVRDANMDVDGASFPSEGNEDGVLDKQQDGMAPAVSEANMDVDEASCPSREDTEHHAATESTTEVNECGVLEKQQDVAASGMGKTKMVVDEGRAPQQDHTVGAVPGEARMGEADSRVVDQHPKTSDGGCPVKKDEEGECLVGCYISRSVSDDGRICLGKVASYDGSIGVYNVVFEDGQGEELLLHQLRELLMDEKSSASGMKMSCRKRKLDLLVSPGSAMETKAAWRTRQRVDPCKMPARPDALQQTGCDSGISGNAASSSNSSVSTKELSAELCPPVQGPELPPSSADIAVPEESISHLFSVYNFLRSFNVQLFLSPFGLDDFVASINCTVQNTLLDAVHVSLLRVLRRHLETKSSGGSELASNCLKYVDWALLDVLTWPTFLLEYLYLMGYIKSLGGKRFGRTLLAIEYYKLPVAMKLRLLQILCDHVTESAELKAELEAREGYNEETEYETDSSILSEAGSRAVLTRASKASVSKNVDGLQDLETASNVKSPEAVLLNSSQDGNSDDCRICGMDGTLVCCDGCPWAYHSRCIGLNKAFLPQGLWFCPECVVNKLGPASSRIERGARGAQMFGVDMCGRLFLGSCNYLLVIGTSKDAGSYARYYNQYDVVKVMRVIAPSDAYTDICMRITEYWRHLLDIFQNEISKIGKEAGVRYTTQSSTLSIVTPTEAAVGSVLTTLKDAAGSKTVVSPQRNVQHEIVVNKFTLCSTEQLEKQKCMVTSVGAPTEKNNEVCRQTPLALNDIHKTAMNGAFQSAGISFISHENRSVVTGVSSVMPAQSLHGLVRLDFPSCGSGIDNGLCRQDTGSTNLNAGLSCPSYKSKYPLQLIAEIGSTSGGKSAKVLSFKPQAYMNVYSHGNVAASAAANLAILTSEEGKVSVSQLTTNPRKKMAADCALQVKAFSSPAAQFIWPSTEKKIMEVPRDRCGWCIACKISAAGAKKACFLNVATANAAKGSARILSAMHVIKSSDSHFPSITAYMVNMEESLRGLLVGSLQDMQQRQRWHKQLQEASNCTAIVPLLLELESNIRSIAFSPIWVKLVDDWPVESPPASAGALRPAAYQKRGTGGRRGRKRSLVTEAATVADDDKSWKKVNWWSGGNISKRILQRGVHLSSVIRKAARQGGKKRMAGLSYHDCSILPRRTRQFAWRACVGLSQNSSQLALQVRYLDAHIRWKEFLSPDQIPSDGKSSDGDFSALRNAVVCDKKIVDNKIRYALKFPNQKHLPVRVTKNILEAEGNQDQNGKFWFSENHVPLYMVREFEQKPGVSSLPTPGIVQSNCFMNLYQRRVKACIGDVFSYLFHKGDIYPCSSCKKDVPFRGVIRCSACQGYCHKECTVKSVGGKGGTATSSLICKLCLQKRNLILTNYSTNARYALPQKKSTDQLPVSAPKIVFKVGSSHSAEPAANVQAQPVTVVKTQLVTKVETWPVAKMEALSTTKVQTHPVTELKAWPVANLATQNVAELQAQAKIEANKSKSEKPRRRKRTEEIKYFGLSWKKNKSDRSGSDFRANDVILKCKDGIGSAIKPTCCLCKKSYCPDFLYVRCEHCKAWFHGDALRLEEERILEVVQYRCCKCRRRAVPICPHSDDYKKPEPEFSEQTVATSSHSSMLSSEETASVADQDPLLASYGIVELVREETFDADLSMNTVRFTSGTNQKLTVRRAQGKNSGCVDQAGLNEYNNQNQPLADANVNFSHMNGFSLSDLEGVDPSELLGWDLSQGNAYSSPPDYTANCQLNGASCGSAATGDFEPQTFLSFTDLLEADDTRFDQTFGMSAGLQDDGNCTGSFDQEIASFDDMSFVIEDVSSNTHFPANAPPPNDVPCKKCNNSQPPADLKCLICGLHIHRQCSPWDESDLPVESADWACGACREWR; this is translated from the exons ATGGACCCTGTGGCGGAGGTTTCTCATCGGATGctcggcgccgcccctcctcctcccgccgacgACGCGATTGAGGGGATCGGAGTGGAGATCGCGCAAGTTGGCGTGTCGGTGGCGGCGGGAGAAGCAGAAACCCACCCAGCGGCGGCGCTATTGTTGGGTGAGGGCAATGAGGGTGGCGTCCTGGACAGGCGGCAGGATGGGGCGGCGCCCGCGCTGAGCGAGGCCAACATGGACGTGGATGCGGCACCCTTGGCGACAGAGGGCAATGAGAGTGGCGTCCTGGACAAGCAGCAGGACGGGGCGGCGCCGCCCGTGAGGGATGCCAACATGGATGTGGACGGGGCGTCCTTTCCGAGCGAGGGCAATGAGGATGGCGTCCTGGACAAGCAGCAGGACGGGATGGCGCCTGCTGTGAGCGAGGCGAACATGGATGTGGATGAGGCATCCTGTCCTAGTAGAGAGGACACAGAGCACCATGCAGCAACCGAGTCCACAACGGAGGTGAATGAGTGTGGCGTTCTGGAGAAGCAGCAAGACGTGGCTGCATCTGGGATGGGCAAAACCAAGATGGTGGTGGACGAGGGCAGGGCTCCCCAGCAAGATCACACCGTGGGGGCTGTGCCAGGTGAGGCGAGGATGGGGGAAGCTGACAGCAGAGTAGTGGACCAACATCCCAAAACATCTGATGGTGGCTGCCCggtgaagaaggatgaggagggtgAATGCTTGGTGGGCTGCTACATAAGCAGGAGCGTTTCAGATGATGGACGTATTTGCCTTGGAAAGGTTGCATCCTATGATGGCAGCATTGGCGTGTACAATGTGGTGTTTGAGGATGGACAGGGCGAGGAGTTATTGCTTCATCAGCTCAGAGAGTTACTTATGGATGAGAAGAGTAGCGCATCTGGTATGAAGATGAGCTGCAGGAAGAGGAAGCTGGACTTGCTGGTTTCACCAGGGAGTGCCATGGAGACCAAAGCGGCATGGCGTACTAGACAGAGGGTTGATCCGTGCAAGATGCCTGCCAGGCCTGATGCATTGCAGCAGACTGGGTGTGATTCTGGTATATCTGGCAATGCAGCGTCTTCGAGCAATTCATCAGTTTCCACTAAAGAATTATCGGCAGAGCTGTGCCCTCCAGTGCAGGGCCCTGAGTTGCCTCCATCGTCTGCAGACATTGCTGTTCCAGAGGAGTCTATAAGTCATCTGTTTTCTGTTTACAACTTCCTGCGATCATTCAACGTGCAGCTCTTCCTCAGTCCATTTGGGCTGGATGATTTTGTTGCATCCATTAATTGCACCGTGCAGAATACATTACTGGATGCTGTACATGTCTCGTTACTGCGGGTGCTGAGGCGGCATCTTGAGACTAAATCCTCCGGCGGATCGGAACTTGCTTCAAACTGCTTGAA GTATGTAGATTGGGCATTACTAGATGTGTTGACTTGGCCAACTTTCTTACTGGAGTACCTCTATTTAATGGGCTACATTAAGAGTCTAGGGGGGAAGAGGTTCGGTAGAACCCTCCTAGCCATTGAATATTATAAGCTTCCTGTTGCAATGAAGCTTAGGCTCCTCCAGATACTCTGTGACCATGTCACTGAATCAGCAGAGCTCAAAGCTGAACTGGAGGCTCGGGAAGGCTACAATGAAGAAACAGAGTATGAGACAGATTCTAGTATTTTGTCAGAGGCTGGATCACGAGCTGTTCTGACTAGAGCCTCAAAAGCTTCTGTGTCCAAAAATGTTGATGGTTTACAGGACCTGGAAACTGCTTCAAATGTAAAAAGTCCAGAAGCTGTTCTACTGAATTCTTCTCAGGACGGCAACAGTGATGATTGCCGAATATGTGGAATGGATGGTACTTTGGTATGCTGTGATGGCTGCCCATGGGCATACCACTCAAGATGTATTGGTCTCAACAAAGCATTTCTGCCACAGGGACTTTGGTTTTGTCCAGAATGCGTGGTTAACAAGCTTGGACCAGCATCTTCGAGAATAGAGCGTGGGGCAAGAGGAGCTCAAATGTTTGGCGTTGATATGTGTGGAAGGCTCTTCCTAGGATCGTGCAACTATTTGCTGGT GATTGGAACATCTAAAGATGCAGGGTCATATGCAAGATATTACAATCAATATGATGTTGTCAAGGTCATGCGGGTAATTGCTCCTTCAGATGCATATACAGATATTTGTATGAGAATAACAGAATACTGGAGGCATCTACTTGACATATTTCAGAACGAGATATCAAAAATAGGTAAAGAAGCTGGTGTGAGATATACTACACAATCAAGTACATTGTCAATTGTTACCCCAACAGAAGCAGCGGTTGGAAGTGTTCTGACAACTTTGAAAGACGCCGCAGGCAGTAAGACAGTAGTAAGTCCTCAAAGAAATGTGCAGCATGAAATTGTGGTCAATAAATTTACATTGTGCTCCACAGAACAGCTGGAGAAACAAAAATGCATGGTGACCAGTGTAGGTGCGCCTACAGAGAAGAACAATGAAGTATGCAGGCAAACTCCATTAGCTCTGAACGACATACATAAGACAGCCATGAATGGAGCTTTTCAATCCGCTGGGATATCCTTCATTTCTCATGAGAACAGGTCTGTGGTAACAGGTGTGTCTAGTGTAATGCCCGCACAGTCATTACATGGGTTGGTTCGTCTAGACTTCCCCTCGTGCGGTTCTGGAATAGATAATGGATTGTGTAGACAAGATACTGGGAGCACTAACTTAAATGCAGGCTTGTCTTGTCCATCTTATAAAAGCAAATACCCTCTTCAGTTGATTGCTGAGATTGGGAGTACTAGTGGTGGTAAGTCTGCTAAAGTGCTATCTTTTAAACCCCAGGCTTACATGAATGTGTACAGTCATGGTAATGTTGCAGCATCTGCTGCTGCCAACCTAGCTATTCTTACATCTGAGGAAGGTAAGGTTTCAGTATCCCAATTGACCACAAACCCAAGAAAGAAAATGGCTGCTGACTGTGCTCTACAAGTGAAAGCATTTTCCTCACCGGCAGCACAATTTATTTGGCcaagtactgaaaagaagattatGGAAGTCCCAAGGGATAGATGTGGTTGGTGCATTGCTTGTAAAATTTCAGCAGCTGGAGCTAAAAAGGCTTGTTTTCTTAACGTGGCCACTGCAAATGCTGCTAAGGGGTCTGCTCGAATTCTTAGTGCCATGCATGTAATCAAAAGTTCCGATAGCCACTTCCCCAGCATCACTGCTTATATGGTTAACATGGAGGAAAGTTTGCGTGGCCTTTTAGTTGGTTCACTACAAGACATGCAACAGAGACAGCGGTGGCATAAACAACTACAGGAAGCTTCCAACTGCACAGCTATagtaccccttttgcttgag TTGGAGAGTAATATTCGTTCCATAGCATTTTCTCCAATCTGGGTGAAGCTAGTAGATGACTGGCCTGTGGAATCTCCTCCTGCATCTGCGGGTGCATTGCGTCCCGCAGCATACCAAAAACGTGGAACTGGCGGAAGGCGTGGCAGAAAACGTTCATTGGTAACTGAAGCTGCCACTGTTGCCGATGATGACAAGAGTTGGAAAAAGGTTAATTGGTGGAGTGGAGGAAATATTTCTAAGCGTATTTTGCAGAGGGGGGTTCATCTTAGTTCGGTCATAAGAAAAGCTGCCCGTCAAG GTGGTAAAAAAAGGATGGCAGGCCTGTCTTATCATGATTGCTCCATTCTTCCAAGGCGAACTCGGCAATTTGCTTGGAGAGCGTGTGTTGGTTTAAGCCAGAATTCATCTCAGCTTGCTCTGCAG GTCAGATATCTTGATGCACATATAAGATGGAAGGAATTCTTGTCCCCAGATCAAATCCCTTCTGATGGAAAAAGTTCAGATGGTGACTTTTCTGCACTGAGAAATGCAGTAGTTTGTGATAAAAAGATAGTCGACAATAAGATAAGATATGCACTTAAGTTCCCCAACCAGAAGCATCTCCCTGTCCGTGTAACCAAGAATATTTTGGAAGCAGAAGGTAATCAGGATCAGAATGGCAAATTTTGGTTTTCTGAAAATCATGTCCCACTGTACATGGTACGAGAGTTTGAGCAGAAACCTGGGGTTAGCTCCTTGCCTACTCCAGGAATTGTACAGTCTAACTGTTTCATGAATTTGTACCAAAGGCGAGTAAAAGCATGTATAGGAGATGTCTTTTCTTATCTCTTTCACAAGGGGGATATCTATCCCTGCTCTTCATGCAAGAAAGATGTTCCCTTCAG GGGTGTAATAAGATGTAGCGCTTGTCAAG GTTATTGTCACAAGGAGTGCACAGTAAAATCTGTTGGTGGCAAAGGAGGCACTGCTACGTCCAGTTTGATATGCAAGTTATGCCTTCAGAAGCGTAATCTTATCCTTACAAATTACAGTACAAATGCAAGATATGCCTTGCCTCAAAAGAAGAGTACAGACCAATTGCCAGTGAGTGCTCCCAAAATAGTATTCAAAGTTGGTTCTTCCCATTCTGCCGAACCAGCTGCAAATGTTCAAGCCCAGCCAGTCACTGTAGTTAAAACTCAGCTAGTCACTAAGGTGGAAACCTGGCCAGTTGCTAAGATGGAAGCCCTGTCAACCACGAAGGTGCAAACACATCCAGTCACAGAGTTGAAGGCCTGGCCAGTTGCAAATTTGGCAACTCAGAATGTTGCAGAGTTGCAGGctcaggcaaagattgaagctaaCAAATCCAAGTCAGAGAAACCGAGGAGACGTAAAAGGACAGAAGAGATCAAATACTTTGGTCTCTCTTGGAAGAAAAATAAGAGCGACAGAAGTGGAAGTGATTTCAGGGCGAATGATGTAATCCTAAAATGCAAGGATGGTATAGGATCAGCAATAAAACCAACTTGTTGTCTCTGTAAGAAATCTTATTGTCCAGATTTCCTATATGTCCGCTGTGAGCATTGTAAAG CTTGGTTTCATGGTGACGCCTTGCGACTTGAGGAAGAAAGAATACTTGAAGTGGTTCAATACCGATGCTGCAAATGCCGACGGAGAGCCGTGCCAATATGTCCCCATTCAGATGATTATAAGAAGCCGGAACCAGAATTCAGTGAACAAACAGTTGCAACGTCATCCCATTCAAGCATGCTGTCTAGTGAGGAGACTGCTTCTGTAGCAGATCAAGATCCACTGCTTGCTTCCTATGGAATAGTTGAACTGGTCAGGGAAGAAACATTTGACGCTGATTTATCAATGAACACGGTAAGATTTACCTCGGGAACTAATCAGAAGCTAACCGTAAGAAGGGCACAAGGTAAAAATAGTGGATGTGTTGATCAAGCTGGTTTGAATGAGTACAATAATCAGAATCAACCTCTGGCGGATGCAAATGTCAACTTCAGTCATATGAATGGATTTTCTCTATCAGATCTTGAAGGTGTGGATCCTTCAGAGCTACTGGGTTGGGATCTTTCCCAAGGAAATGCATATTCCTCCCCTCCCGATTACACTGCCAATTGCCAGTTAAATGGCGCAAGCTGTGGCAGTGCTGCAACTGGGGATTTTGAACCGCAGACCTTTTTGTCATTTACTGATTTGCTTGAAGCTGATGATACACGGTTTGATCAGACCTTTGGGATGTCTGCTGGTTTGCAAGATGACGGCAACTGCACAGGAAGCTTCGACCAAGAAATAGCCAGTTTTGATGATATGTCGTTCGTGATAGAAGACGTGTCTTCAAATACGCACTTTCCAGCAAATGCTCCCCCTCCCAACGATGTACCATGTAAGAAGTGCAACAACTCCCAGCCGCCAGCTGACCTGAAATGCTTAATCTGTGGCCTGCACATACACCGTCAGTGCTCACCTTGGGATGAAAGCGACCTGCCTGTTGAGAGTGCCGACTGGGCGTGTGGTGCTTGCCGGGAGTGGCGATGA